From the Niveibacterium microcysteis genome, the window AACTGGAGCTTCTGGCTGTTGCCGCCGGCTGCGATCCTGTTGGTGGGGTCGTTCTTCGTGCCGGGCGGAGCATCGGCGGCTGGCTGGACGCTTTACGCGCCGCTGTCGATCCAGATGGGCATGGGCATGGACATGGCGATCTTCGCGGTCCACATCATGGGCATCAGCTCGATCATGGGCGCCATCAACATCGTCGTCACGGTGCTGAATATGCGCGCCCCTGGCATGACGCTGATGAAGATGCCGCTGTTCTGCTGGACCTGGCTGATCACCGCCTACCTGCTGATCGCCGTGATGCCGGTGCTGGCGGGGGCCGTGACGATGATCCTCACGGATCGGCACTTCGGTACCAGCTTCTTCAACGCGGCCGGTGGCGGTGATCCGGTGCTCTACCAGCATGTGTTCTGGTTCTTCGGGCACCCCGAGGTGTACATCATGATCCTGCCGGCCTTCGGCATCGTCTCGCAGGTGATTCCGACCTTTGCGCGCAAGCCCCTGTTCGGCTATGCCTCGATGGTCTACGCGACGGCGTCGATCGCAATTCTCTCCTTCATGGTGTGGGCACACCACATGTTCACGACCGGCATGCCCGCGACCGGCCAGTTGTTCTTCATGTACGCAACGATGCTGATTGCGGTGCCGACGGGCGTGAAAGTGTTCAATTGGGTCGCGACGATGTGGCGCGGCTCGATGACCTTTGAGGCGCCGATGCTGTTCTCGGTCGGCTTCCTGTTCGTGTTCACGATGGGCGGATTCACCGGGCTGATCTGCGCGATCGCGCCGATCGACATCCAGATCCAGGATACGTATTACGTCGTGGCGCACTTCCACTATGTGCTGGTGGCCGGCTCACTGTTCGCGCTGTTCTCCGGCGCCTACTACTGGCTGCCGAAATGGACCGGGCACATGTATGACGAGCGCCTCGGCAAGCTGCACTTCTGGTGCTCGATCATCTTCTTCAACATCACCTTCTTCCCGATGCACTTCCTCGGCCTGGCCGGCATGCCGCGGCGCATTCCGGACTACAACCCGATGTTCGCGGACTTCAATGCCATCGCCACGATCGGCGCCTTCGGGTTCGGGCTTTCACAGCTGATCTTCCTCTTCACGGTCATCAAGTGTGTGCGCGGTGGCGAGAAGGCCGCAGCCAAGCCTTGGGATGGTGCCGAGGGGCTTGAGTGGACGGTGCCGTCGCCGGCGCCGTACCACACCTTTGAAGAGCCGCCTCAGGTCAAGTGAGTCGCAACATGGCCAAGCGGAGCGCAACGCGCAGCAACCTGAAGACGGCACTGGGGCTGGGATCGATCGCCCTGGTGTTCTTCTTCGGCGTGATGCTCAAGTACTGGCTGCAGAACCACCAATGAGCTCACTGGAACGCGCCTCCGAGAATCGTCGTCTGCTGCTGCGGCTGGCCGTGGCTGCGGTCGCGATGTTCGGTTTCGGCTTTCTTCTGGTGCCGTTCTACAACACGATCTGTGAGGTCACTGGCATCAATCGCCTGATGAAGGCGGATGCGCAGGCGGCCAACAGCCAGGTCGATGCCTCGCGCACGTTGATCGTCGAGTTCGACGCCAACACCCACGCGTTGCCGTGGCGCTTCTCGCCGCAGCAGTCGAGTGTGAGCACGCACCCCGGCGCACTGGTGCGGGTGGATTACGTGCTCGAGAACACCACGGACAAAACGGTGGTGGGGCAAGCGATCCCGAGCTATGGGCCACGCGTCGCCGCGCAGTACGTGAAGAAGCTCGAGTGCTTCTGTTTCCAGCAGCAGACCCTGGCGCCACACGAGCGCCGAGTCATGCCGGTGGTTTTCGTGGTGGACGCGGCGCTGCCGGCTGAAGTGAATACCGTGACCTTGTCGTACACCTTCTTCGAGGTGGAAGGCGCTGCGCCTGTGGCCGCTGCGGGGCGGGCCGGGTGACGGCGACGCCGCGGGCTGGCTTCCTGGCAACGCTGCGTGCGGTGTTGTGGTCGTTCATCGGTGTGCGCAAACGACAGGATTATCAGCAAGACGCGAGTTCGCTGAATCCGCTTGCGGTGGTGGTGGCGGGCTTGATCGCGGGTGCGTTGTTCATCTTCACACTCGTGATGGTTGTGTCATGGGTTACGGCGTCGCCTTGAAGGCGCCGACATAAAACAGCATCGACAGGGAGACGCACAGATGAGCTCCACGCTCGAAAAGTATTTCGTACCCGAGCCCTCACGCTTTCCGATCTTCGGCTCCGCCGCCTTGTTGCTGATCGGTGCGGGTGCGGCGATGTGGCTCAACCGGGTATCGCCTGGCTCTTGGATGGTGGCGGCCGGTTTCGCGACGCTGATCTACATGCTGTTCGGCTGGTTCGGCCAGGTGGTGCGCGAATCCGAAGGCGGCAAGTACGGCGCACAGGTCGACCGTTCGTTCCGCTGGAGCATGGGCTGGTTCATCTTTTCGGAGGTGATGTTCTTTGCGGCCTTCTTCGGCGTGCTCTTCTATGTTCGCGTGCTGGCCTTGCCTGAGCTAGGTTCCGGCAAGTCCGCGATGCTGTGGGACGGGTTCAAGAGTGCCTGGCCCAATGCCGGCCCTTATGCGGAAGAGGCCTTCACGCCGATGGCCGCGTGGGGTATTCCGGCCATCAATACTGCGATCCTGCTCAGTTCCGGCGTCACGCTGACGTGGGCGCATTGGGGATTGTTGAAGGGCGCTCGCGGCCAGCTGATCAATGGGCTCGCGCTGACCGTGCTGCTCGGCGTGATCTTCCTGTGCCTGCAGGCGTATGAGTATCACCATGCCTACGCGGAGATGAACCTCACGCTGGCGTCCGGCATTTATGGCTCCACCTTCTTCATGCTCACCGGCTTCCACGGCATGCATGTGACGATCGGCGCAACGATGCTGATCGTGATCCTCGCACGCAGCATCAAGGGGCACTTCACGGCAGAACGCCACTTCGCCTTCGAGGCGGTGGCCTGGTACTGGCACTTCGTCGACGTCGTGTGGC encodes:
- a CDS encoding cytochrome c oxidase assembly protein codes for the protein MSSLERASENRRLLLRLAVAAVAMFGFGFLLVPFYNTICEVTGINRLMKADAQAANSQVDASRTLIVEFDANTHALPWRFSPQQSSVSTHPGALVRVDYVLENTTDKTVVGQAIPSYGPRVAAQYVKKLECFCFQQQTLAPHERRVMPVVFVVDAALPAEVNTVTLSYTFFEVEGAAPVAAAGRAG
- a CDS encoding DUF2970 domain-containing protein; amino-acid sequence: MTATPRAGFLATLRAVLWSFIGVRKRQDYQQDASSLNPLAVVVAGLIAGALFIFTLVMVVSWVTASP
- the ctaD gene encoding cytochrome c oxidase subunit I — translated: MSAVPHGLEHGHDHHHPSGLMRWIQTTNHKDIGTMYLIFSFIMFLSGGVMALTIRAELFQPGLQVVQPEFFNQLTTMHGLVMVFGAIMPAFVGFANWQIPLMIGASDMAFARMNNWSFWLLPPAAILLVGSFFVPGGASAAGWTLYAPLSIQMGMGMDMAIFAVHIMGISSIMGAINIVVTVLNMRAPGMTLMKMPLFCWTWLITAYLLIAVMPVLAGAVTMILTDRHFGTSFFNAAGGGDPVLYQHVFWFFGHPEVYIMILPAFGIVSQVIPTFARKPLFGYASMVYATASIAILSFMVWAHHMFTTGMPATGQLFFMYATMLIAVPTGVKVFNWVATMWRGSMTFEAPMLFSVGFLFVFTMGGFTGLICAIAPIDIQIQDTYYVVAHFHYVLVAGSLFALFSGAYYWLPKWTGHMYDERLGKLHFWCSIIFFNITFFPMHFLGLAGMPRRIPDYNPMFADFNAIATIGAFGFGLSQLIFLFTVIKCVRGGEKAAAKPWDGAEGLEWTVPSPAPYHTFEEPPQVK
- a CDS encoding cytochrome c oxidase subunit 3 — its product is MSSTLEKYFVPEPSRFPIFGSAALLLIGAGAAMWLNRVSPGSWMVAAGFATLIYMLFGWFGQVVRESEGGKYGAQVDRSFRWSMGWFIFSEVMFFAAFFGVLFYVRVLALPELGSGKSAMLWDGFKSAWPNAGPYAEEAFTPMAAWGIPAINTAILLSSGVTLTWAHWGLLKGARGQLINGLALTVLLGVIFLCLQAYEYHHAYAEMNLTLASGIYGSTFFMLTGFHGMHVTIGATMLIVILARSIKGHFTAERHFAFEAVAWYWHFVDVVWLFLFVVVYWL